Proteins co-encoded in one bacterium genomic window:
- a CDS encoding CSLREA domain-containing protein: protein MKGFWKSALLGFFLAVWSFVPSAHALVFEVTRTDDPPPDGCDSGNDCSLREAILAANANDGDDAISLQGAIYRLTRSGADEDAADTGDLDIDDGGNATTISGVGADSTIIDASGLGDRILDVPNSAGQTVNLTDLTLQNGDAGGADGGAIAVSRSSGGNLLNISDCKILDNQARDGGAIWGQNHGNQGLVLLRSLVQGNIASRDGGGLWTRSGFSPSLVDSALDDNEAGGDGGGGYIRENNSMEIRNSTVSNNTAAGNGGGLWLDSMTADQGFLPFLVNSTLSENHAGNKGGGLRLGALSLNVHNVTLTRNGSTAQGAGVYVEFEVGSVEVANSIIAGNDSNFLGADCFEEEEASQTPPNVSSLGYNLFGDVSACSLFLGPEDQAGLGFSALGLGVLADNGGPTLTHALMEGSPAQDAGDPSGCLDAEGMELSADQRGETRPGGSRCDVGAFELQEQAPGNGGGDEGEAGGGDDDGDSGGQEDAEGGGCSLAGSGAAEGVCWMLAFAAVLMFRVRGSDANRGIPKNRPPGI from the coding sequence ATGAAAGGTTTTTGGAAGTCGGCGCTTCTTGGTTTTTTTTTGGCCGTCTGGAGTTTCGTTCCTTCAGCCCACGCGCTGGTCTTTGAAGTGACCCGGACCGACGATCCTCCGCCGGACGGCTGCGATTCCGGTAACGATTGCTCGCTTCGGGAGGCGATCCTCGCCGCCAATGCCAACGACGGCGACGACGCCATCTCGCTTCAGGGGGCAATCTACCGATTGACCCGCTCGGGCGCCGATGAGGACGCCGCGGATACCGGGGATCTGGATATCGACGACGGGGGGAACGCCACGACGATTTCCGGCGTCGGCGCTGATTCCACCATCATCGATGCCTCGGGGCTCGGGGACCGCATCCTCGACGTTCCGAACAGCGCCGGCCAGACGGTCAATCTCACCGACCTCACCTTGCAAAACGGCGACGCCGGGGGGGCCGACGGAGGCGCCATCGCGGTTTCCAGGAGCTCCGGCGGCAACCTTTTGAACATCAGCGATTGTAAAATACTCGATAACCAAGCCCGGGACGGGGGAGCCATCTGGGGACAAAACCACGGCAATCAAGGATTGGTCCTCTTGCGGTCCTTAGTCCAAGGAAACATCGCTTCGCGGGATGGCGGCGGACTATGGACTCGAAGCGGTTTTTCGCCCAGCCTCGTCGACAGCGCCCTGGACGACAACGAAGCCGGCGGGGACGGAGGAGGGGGCTACATTCGGGAAAACAACTCGATGGAAATCCGAAACAGCACGGTTTCCAACAACACGGCGGCCGGAAACGGCGGCGGTCTGTGGTTGGACAGCATGACCGCGGACCAGGGCTTCCTCCCTTTCTTGGTCAACAGCACCCTTTCGGAAAACCACGCGGGAAACAAGGGGGGAGGCCTGCGGCTCGGCGCCTTATCCTTGAATGTCCACAATGTGACGCTCACGCGGAACGGCTCCACTGCGCAAGGCGCCGGCGTCTATGTCGAGTTCGAAGTCGGCTCCGTGGAGGTCGCCAACTCCATCATTGCGGGAAACGACAGCAATTTTCTCGGCGCCGATTGCTTCGAGGAGGAAGAGGCGTCACAGACTCCCCCCAACGTGAGCTCTTTGGGATACAACTTGTTCGGGGACGTCTCGGCTTGTAGTCTTTTCTTGGGGCCCGAGGATCAAGCGGGACTCGGGTTTTCGGCTCTCGGGTTGGGCGTCCTGGCGGACAACGGAGGCCCCACCTTGACGCATGCCCTGATGGAGGGATCGCCGGCCCAGGACGCCGGCGATCCGAGCGGCTGCTTGGATGCGGAGGGGATGGAGCTGAGCGCCGACCAGCGAGGGGAGACTCGCCCGGGTGGGTCACGCTGCGACGTCGGCGCCTTTGAGCTGCAGGAGCAAGCGCCCGGAAACGGGGGCGGTGACGAAGGCGAGGCAGGCGGCGGGGACGATGATGGCGACTCTGGAGGCCAAGAGGACGCCGAAGGGGGCGGTTGCTCCCTTGCTGGGAGCGGCGCGGCGGAAGGAGTCTGCTGGATGCTTGCCTTCGCGGCGGTTCTGATGTTTCGGGTGAGGGGTAGCGATGCAAACCGAGGAATTCCAAAAAATCGTCCGCCGGGGATTTGA